A window from Streptomyces sp. NBC_00271 encodes these proteins:
- a CDS encoding FAD-binding and (Fe-S)-binding domain-containing protein — protein MTDLGAKDGTSDAADPPDVDGLRAALAAEMRGEVAFDVTARALTTMDASNYRRVPLGVVRPRDADDVAAALSVCRTHGVPVVPRGGGTSIAGQATGTGVVLDLTRHMNRIVALDPEARTAVVQPGVVLDRLQEAAAPHGLRFGPDPSTHSRCTLGGMIGNNSCGSHSVAWGTTADSVRELSVVKGNGSVVRLGQSWQGAPDGLRTMVEGELARLRTGFPQLPRRISGYALDALLPEKGADVARSFCGSEGTLGVLTEAVVRLVEAPRARALAVLAYADESAAAEAAAGLLPLGPLTVEGMAADLVPPDAGLPRGGAWLFVETGGADPAEARARADAIVRAADVLDALVVTDPAGQRALWRLREDASGTATRMPDGSEAWPGWEDCAVPPARLGAYLRDFRRLLSAHALRGTPYGHFGDGCIHVRIDFDLLTGAGIGRFRRFSEELAELVVSHGGSLSGEHGDGQARAELLPRMYGTELVGLFERAKDLWDPDDLLNPGMLVRPHRLDENLRFAVLPREPVDVAFGYPADGGDFSAAVRRCVGVAKCRTTAADAGVMCPSFRATGEEEHSTRGRARLLHEMLAGEVVTDGWRSTEVRDALDLCLSCKGCRSDCPVGVDMATYKAEFLHHHYEGRRRPAAHCTMGRLPAWLRLVDRTGTAPLLNSLASVRPFAALGKRLGGIAPEREIPRLAQETFSRWWGRRFKERVRRMMREGVYDPEVELDGSPREVAILWPDTFTEYLSPSVGQAAVRVLEAAGVDVMLPPTVVMRKRTPRAGESVSLSHHPWSVGARGHVCCGLTYVSTGQLDRARAVMRRTLDLMGVFLDPDVHPRPPAVVVLEPSCAAALRTDLPELLHDDPRAARLASAVLTFAEALERLAPDWSPPHLDRPVTGQTHCHQHAVLGDGADRRLREAAGLTGSLAGGCCGLAGNFGFEKGHYEVSKTCAEEQLLPAVRAATPDTLLLADGFSCRTQLEQLAGRKGRHLAEALAEALDQGVDPEVDQGSD, from the coding sequence ATGACGGATCTTGGCGCGAAGGACGGCACCAGCGACGCGGCGGACCCGCCCGACGTGGACGGGCTGCGGGCCGCCCTCGCGGCGGAGATGCGCGGCGAGGTCGCCTTCGACGTGACCGCGCGGGCGCTGACCACCATGGACGCGTCCAACTACCGCCGGGTCCCGCTCGGGGTGGTCCGCCCGCGCGACGCCGACGACGTGGCGGCCGCCCTGTCCGTGTGCCGGACCCACGGGGTGCCGGTCGTGCCGCGCGGCGGCGGCACCTCGATCGCCGGACAGGCGACCGGCACCGGAGTCGTCCTCGACCTCACCCGCCACATGAACCGGATCGTCGCGCTCGACCCCGAGGCACGCACGGCCGTTGTCCAGCCCGGTGTCGTCCTCGACCGCCTCCAGGAGGCCGCGGCCCCGCACGGCCTGCGTTTCGGACCCGACCCCTCCACCCACAGCCGCTGCACCCTCGGCGGCATGATCGGGAACAACTCGTGCGGCTCGCACTCGGTGGCCTGGGGCACGACGGCGGACAGCGTGCGCGAACTGTCGGTGGTCAAGGGAAACGGCTCCGTCGTACGGCTGGGACAGAGCTGGCAGGGCGCCCCGGACGGCCTGCGGACGATGGTCGAGGGGGAGCTGGCCCGCCTGCGCACGGGCTTCCCGCAGCTGCCCCGCCGCATCTCCGGCTACGCGCTCGACGCGCTGCTGCCCGAGAAGGGCGCCGACGTCGCCCGCTCCTTCTGCGGCTCCGAGGGCACGCTCGGGGTGCTCACGGAGGCGGTCGTACGACTGGTCGAGGCACCGCGCGCGCGGGCGCTGGCCGTGCTGGCGTACGCGGACGAGAGCGCGGCGGCCGAGGCGGCGGCCGGGCTGCTGCCGCTGGGGCCGCTCACCGTGGAGGGGATGGCCGCGGACCTCGTACCGCCGGACGCGGGGCTGCCGCGCGGCGGCGCATGGCTGTTCGTGGAGACGGGGGGCGCGGACCCGGCGGAAGCACGCGCGCGTGCGGACGCGATCGTCCGGGCCGCCGACGTCCTCGACGCCCTCGTGGTCACCGATCCGGCCGGACAGCGCGCCCTGTGGCGGCTGCGCGAGGACGCGAGCGGCACGGCGACCCGGATGCCGGACGGGAGCGAGGCATGGCCGGGCTGGGAGGACTGCGCGGTGCCGCCGGCCCGGCTCGGCGCGTACCTGCGCGACTTCCGGCGCCTGCTGAGCGCCCACGCCCTGCGCGGCACCCCGTACGGGCACTTCGGCGACGGCTGCATCCACGTCCGCATCGACTTCGACCTGCTGACCGGTGCGGGCATCGGCCGCTTCCGCCGCTTCTCCGAGGAACTGGCCGAACTGGTGGTCTCCCACGGAGGCTCCCTCTCGGGCGAGCACGGGGACGGGCAGGCACGGGCCGAACTGCTGCCCAGGATGTACGGCACGGAGCTGGTCGGCCTCTTCGAGCGGGCCAAGGACCTCTGGGACCCCGACGACCTGCTCAACCCCGGGATGCTGGTGCGCCCGCACCGGCTGGACGAGAACCTGCGGTTCGCGGTGCTGCCGCGCGAGCCGGTGGACGTGGCGTTCGGATATCCGGCGGACGGCGGGGACTTCTCGGCGGCGGTGCGCAGATGCGTGGGGGTCGCCAAGTGCCGTACGACGGCCGCCGACGCGGGCGTCATGTGCCCGTCGTTCCGGGCGACGGGCGAGGAGGAGCACTCCACGCGGGGGCGGGCCCGGCTGCTGCACGAGATGCTCGCGGGCGAGGTGGTCACCGACGGCTGGCGCTCGACCGAGGTCCGGGACGCGCTCGACCTGTGCCTGTCCTGCAAGGGCTGCCGGTCCGACTGCCCGGTGGGCGTCGACATGGCCACGTACAAGGCGGAGTTCCTGCACCACCACTACGAAGGTAGGAGGCGCCCCGCCGCGCACTGCACGATGGGCCGACTGCCGGCGTGGCTGCGCCTGGTCGACCGCACGGGAACGGCGCCGCTGCTCAACTCCCTGGCGTCCGTAAGGCCGTTCGCGGCGCTCGGCAAACGGCTCGGCGGGATCGCACCCGAGCGGGAGATCCCGCGCCTGGCGCAGGAGACGTTCAGCCGGTGGTGGGGGCGGCGGTTCAAGGAGCGGGTGCGGCGGATGATGCGGGAGGGGGTGTACGACCCCGAGGTGGAGCTCGACGGGTCCCCGAGGGAGGTGGCGATCCTCTGGCCGGACACCTTCACCGAGTACCTGTCGCCCTCCGTCGGGCAGGCGGCCGTACGGGTGTTGGAGGCGGCCGGGGTGGACGTGATGCTCCCGCCGACGGTGGTGATGCGCAAGCGGACGCCGCGGGCCGGGGAGAGCGTGTCCCTCTCGCACCACCCCTGGTCGGTGGGCGCGCGGGGCCACGTCTGCTGCGGACTGACGTACGTCTCCACGGGCCAACTCGACCGCGCCCGCGCGGTGATGCGCCGCACGCTCGACCTGATGGGCGTGTTCCTGGACCCGGACGTCCACCCGCGGCCACCCGCCGTCGTCGTCCTGGAACCGAGCTGCGCCGCCGCCCTGCGCACGGACCTCCCTGAGCTCCTGCACGACGACCCGCGCGCGGCGCGCCTCGCCTCGGCGGTGCTGACGTTCGCCGAGGCCCTGGAGCGCCTCGCCCCGGACTGGTCGCCCCCGCACCTCGACCGTCCGGTGACCGGCCAGACCCACTGCCACCAGCACGCCGTCCTCGGCGACGGCGCAGACCGCCGGCTGCGCGAGGCAGCGGGCCTCACCGGCTCCCTCGCGGGCGGCTGCTGCGGACTCGCGGGCAACTTCGGCTTCGAGAAGGGCCATTACGAGGTGTCGAAGACCTGCGCGGAGGAACAGCTGCTCCCGGCCGTGCGGGCCGCCACGCCCGACACCCTGCTTCTCGCGGACGGTTTCTCCTGCCGTACGCAGCTGGAACAGCTGGCGGGGCGCAAGGGGCGGCATCTGGCGGAGGCGCTGGCCGAGGCGCTGGACCAAGGGGTGGACCCGGAGGTCGACCAGGGGTCGGACTGA
- a CDS encoding sensor histidine kinase, translated as MTAPIPSGERPTLRASAPAPLLTAVAAAVAVVVAVSLAPDSARVPLAWGTGAAAVLLCVAVAVAARALQTAKLARRRLDAVAQDAGRLLQERARMAEEFNQERSRLAEESARDRARLADADARERALLTKGFEEERQRLTAEIAEEQRRFAELAEENTRLTERMRRAGSDRAAAISATANAAGRMQALSTGMLADLRAMEDKHSDEEVLADLLHLDHRTAQAGRLADSVAVLAGARSGRRWARPIVMESILRGAMGRIGGYQRVRVHSASDAAVAGHAAEGVMHALAELLDNAANFSPPTAEVHVYVEEVPAGVIVSVEDSGLVMGDVQLRRAERAVSADAENAADLGGLTGTRLGLAVVGRLARKHGLKVSFRPSARGGTGVLVLIPQDILSLPSAPAPAAPAATEPQVKPAMATPPAEDGSLAEPRPQASYAAARAPEDLDPDPVPTHESPRHATDTDTPPNGTPTAGAPATGGLPKRRRGRTLAHAERSRAHLTNQADPEPRTTDSKATAARFSSFRQAVRGTAPDQAAVQGTVPEDDAVRVESVQAESGNAVRGEEAVREPAPAHPSHATSHTSSHPEGDTTS; from the coding sequence ATGACCGCGCCCATCCCCTCCGGCGAACGACCCACCCTCCGCGCGAGCGCCCCCGCGCCCCTGCTCACCGCCGTCGCGGCGGCGGTGGCGGTCGTCGTCGCCGTCTCCCTGGCACCCGACTCGGCACGCGTCCCCCTCGCCTGGGGCACGGGCGCCGCCGCCGTGCTGCTGTGCGTCGCCGTCGCGGTCGCCGCACGCGCCTTGCAGACCGCGAAGCTCGCGCGCCGCCGCCTCGACGCCGTGGCCCAGGACGCCGGACGGCTCCTGCAGGAACGGGCCCGCATGGCGGAGGAGTTCAACCAGGAGCGGTCCCGGCTCGCGGAGGAGTCCGCCCGCGACCGCGCGCGCCTGGCCGACGCCGACGCCCGCGAACGCGCCCTGCTCACGAAGGGGTTCGAGGAGGAGCGGCAGCGCCTCACCGCCGAGATCGCCGAGGAGCAGCGGCGGTTCGCCGAACTCGCCGAGGAGAACACCCGGCTGACCGAGCGCATGCGGCGGGCGGGCAGTGACCGGGCCGCCGCGATCTCGGCCACCGCCAACGCGGCCGGCCGGATGCAGGCACTGTCCACCGGCATGCTCGCCGACCTGCGCGCCATGGAGGACAAGCACTCGGACGAGGAGGTCCTCGCCGATCTCCTCCACCTCGACCACCGCACCGCGCAGGCGGGCCGCCTCGCCGACTCCGTCGCCGTCCTCGCGGGCGCCCGGTCCGGCCGCCGCTGGGCGCGCCCCATCGTCATGGAGTCGATCCTGCGCGGCGCCATGGGCCGCATCGGCGGCTACCAGCGGGTGCGCGTCCACTCCGCGAGCGACGCCGCCGTCGCCGGGCACGCCGCCGAGGGCGTGATGCACGCGCTCGCCGAACTCCTCGACAACGCCGCGAACTTCTCGCCGCCGACCGCCGAGGTCCACGTCTACGTCGAGGAGGTCCCGGCCGGTGTCATCGTCTCCGTCGAGGACAGCGGCCTCGTCATGGGCGACGTCCAGCTGCGCCGCGCCGAACGCGCCGTCTCCGCGGACGCCGAGAACGCCGCCGACCTCGGCGGCCTCACCGGCACCCGGCTCGGCCTCGCGGTGGTCGGCCGGCTCGCGCGCAAGCACGGCCTGAAGGTGTCCTTCCGGCCCTCCGCGCGCGGCGGCACGGGCGTCCTGGTGCTCATCCCCCAGGACATCCTGAGCCTGCCCTCCGCACCGGCCCCGGCCGCCCCGGCGGCGACGGAACCCCAGGTCAAGCCCGCCATGGCGACCCCGCCCGCCGAGGACGGCTCGCTCGCCGAGCCACGTCCGCAGGCGTCGTACGCCGCCGCCCGCGCCCCCGAGGACCTCGACCCGGACCCGGTCCCCACCCACGAGTCGCCCCGGCACGCCACCGACACCGACACCCCGCCGAACGGCACCCCCACGGCGGGCGCTCCCGCGACCGGCGGCCTCCCCAAGCGCCGCCGCGGCCGGACCCTCGCGCACGCCGAGCGCAGCCGCGCCCACCTCACGAACCAGGCCGACCCCGAGCCCCGTACGACCGACTCCAAGGCCACCGCCGCCCGCTTCAGCAGCTTCCGCCAGGCCGTCCGGGGCACCGCGCCGGACCAGGCGGCGGTCCAGGGAACGGTGCCCGAGGACGACGCCGTACGGGTCGAATCCGTACAGGCCGAATCCGGGAACGCCGTACGCGGCGAAGAAGCCGTACGGGAGCCCGCCCCCGCGCATCCCTCGCACGCCACCTCGCACACCTCTTCGCATCCGGAAGGCGACACCACTTCATGA
- a CDS encoding roadblock/LC7 domain-containing protein yields the protein MTGTTTADEKLSWLIESLLERTPGARHALVLSRDGLKLCRTPELTVDRADQLAAIAAGIQSLSHGASVEFGDGTGGVRSAMTEFYGGVLFIVEAGDGAHLAVVTAEDADAGLVGHNMSELVEQLGEHLSAQPRTS from the coding sequence ATGACCGGCACCACCACCGCCGACGAGAAGCTCTCCTGGCTCATCGAGAGCCTCCTCGAGCGCACCCCGGGCGCCCGGCACGCGCTCGTGCTCTCCCGGGACGGCCTGAAGCTGTGCCGCACGCCGGAGCTCACCGTCGACCGCGCCGACCAGCTCGCCGCGATCGCCGCCGGCATCCAGTCGCTGTCCCACGGGGCGTCCGTGGAGTTCGGCGACGGCACGGGGGGCGTGCGCTCGGCGATGACCGAGTTCTACGGCGGGGTCCTGTTCATCGTGGAGGCGGGCGACGGTGCCCACCTCGCCGTGGTCACCGCCGAGGACGCGGACGCCGGTCTGGTCGGGCACAACATGAGCGAGCTCGTGGAACAACTCGGCGAACACCTGAGCGCGCAGCCCCGGACGTCATGA
- a CDS encoding DUF742 domain-containing protein — translation MSRPGRDDAPDRLYTLTGGRSRSAPDTPFDLVTLVVAECDPAVGMQSEHAAILRLCERPTAVVEIAAVLKLPVSITRILLSDLLAAGRVSARHPQKAALPDPDILEQVLVGLRNL, via the coding sequence ATGAGCCGTCCGGGCAGGGACGACGCGCCCGACCGGCTCTACACCCTCACCGGAGGGCGCAGCCGGTCCGCGCCCGACACCCCGTTCGACCTGGTGACACTCGTGGTCGCCGAGTGCGATCCGGCGGTGGGCATGCAGTCGGAGCACGCGGCGATCCTGCGGCTGTGCGAGCGCCCGACGGCGGTCGTGGAGATCGCCGCCGTGCTGAAGCTGCCGGTGTCCATCACCCGCATCCTGCTCTCCGACCTGCTCGCCGCGGGCCGCGTCAGTGCCCGCCACCCCCAAAAAGCCGCTCTTCCCGATCCCGACATCCTGGAGCAGGTGCTCGTTGGACTCCGTAACCTCTGA
- a CDS encoding GTP-binding protein — translation MDSVTSDARTSQEADARTPLGAQADNGLKIVVVGGFGVGKTTLVRSVSEIRPLNTEETMTQAGAAVDDISEVRGKSATTVAFDFGRITLDARNVLYLFGAPGQERFWFLWDRLFSGTLGAVVLVDTRRIDDSWYAIDRLEHHGTPFIVACNDFGGSAHTPAQIREALDLDPQVPLIDCDARSRESSKRVLITLVEHLKTLHAAESALTTPELAL, via the coding sequence TTGGACTCCGTAACCTCTGATGCCCGTACGTCCCAGGAGGCCGACGCCCGTACGCCTCTGGGGGCACAGGCCGACAACGGTCTGAAGATCGTCGTCGTGGGCGGCTTCGGCGTCGGCAAGACCACCCTGGTCCGCTCCGTGAGCGAGATACGTCCCCTCAACACCGAGGAGACGATGACGCAGGCCGGTGCGGCGGTCGACGACATCAGCGAGGTGCGCGGCAAGTCCGCGACCACGGTCGCCTTCGACTTCGGGCGCATCACGCTGGACGCCCGCAATGTGCTGTACCTGTTCGGCGCGCCGGGCCAGGAGCGTTTCTGGTTCCTGTGGGACCGGCTGTTCTCCGGCACGCTCGGGGCCGTCGTCCTCGTCGACACCCGCCGTATCGACGACTCCTGGTACGCGATCGACCGGCTGGAGCACCACGGGACGCCGTTCATCGTGGCCTGCAACGACTTCGGGGGCTCCGCGCACACCCCCGCCCAGATCCGCGAGGCCCTCGACCTCGATCCGCAGGTCCCGCTGATCGACTGCGACGCGCGTTCGCGGGAGTCCAGCAAACGCGTGCTGATCACGCTGGTGGAGCACCTCAAGACCTTGCACGCCGCCGAAAGCGCCCTCACAACACCGGAGTTGGCCCTGTGA
- a CDS encoding cytochrome P450, giving the protein MTPAPVPLSGPRFQTEPAELYREMRRDHGAVTPVVLDGDIPAWLVLGYRELHQVTGDPVLFSRDSELWNQWDRIPDDWPLLPMIGRKQPSILYTVGERHRERAAMISDALEAVDPFELRAQAERFADELIDAACAKGEADLIGGYAALLPVRVLAMLYGFSEEQGPGLVTALNDMVNGRENALAGQQHLAGSMAQLIADRKAAPASDVVSRMLANTAGFTDEEIIQDLMVMMAAGHQPTADWIGNSLRLMLTDERFAASLFGGRNSVAEAMNEVLWEDTPTQNVAGRWASRDAQLGGHRVRAGDLLLLGLQGANSDPQVRTDGSALTGGNNAHFSFGHGEHRCPFPAQEVAEVIARTGIEVVLDRLPDIDLAVPADSLTRRPSPWLRGLTELPVRFTPTPALGGTPA; this is encoded by the coding sequence GTGACCCCCGCCCCCGTGCCCCTCAGCGGGCCCCGGTTCCAGACCGAACCCGCCGAGCTGTACCGGGAGATGCGGCGCGACCACGGTGCCGTGACGCCCGTCGTCCTGGACGGCGACATCCCGGCGTGGCTGGTGCTCGGCTACCGCGAACTGCACCAGGTCACCGGCGACCCCGTGCTGTTCAGCCGCGACTCCGAGCTGTGGAACCAGTGGGACCGCATCCCCGACGACTGGCCACTGCTGCCGATGATCGGCCGCAAACAGCCCTCGATCCTCTACACCGTCGGCGAACGCCACCGCGAGCGCGCCGCGATGATCAGCGACGCCCTCGAAGCCGTGGACCCCTTCGAACTGCGCGCCCAAGCTGAGAGGTTCGCCGACGAACTCATCGACGCGGCGTGCGCCAAGGGCGAGGCGGACCTCATCGGGGGCTACGCCGCCCTGCTGCCCGTCCGTGTCCTCGCCATGCTCTACGGCTTCTCCGAGGAACAGGGTCCTGGCCTCGTCACCGCCCTCAACGACATGGTCAACGGCCGTGAGAACGCGCTGGCCGGACAGCAGCACCTGGCCGGCTCCATGGCCCAGTTGATCGCCGACCGGAAGGCCGCGCCCGCAAGCGATGTCGTGTCCCGCATGCTCGCGAACACGGCCGGCTTCACGGACGAGGAGATCATCCAGGACCTGATGGTCATGATGGCCGCCGGCCACCAGCCGACCGCGGACTGGATCGGCAACTCGCTGCGCCTGATGCTGACCGACGAACGCTTCGCCGCCTCGCTCTTCGGCGGCCGCAACAGCGTCGCCGAGGCCATGAACGAGGTCCTCTGGGAGGACACCCCCACCCAGAACGTGGCCGGCCGCTGGGCCTCCCGCGACGCCCAGCTCGGCGGTCACCGCGTCCGCGCGGGCGATCTCCTCCTCCTCGGCCTCCAGGGCGCCAACTCCGACCCGCAGGTCCGCACCGACGGCTCCGCCCTCACCGGCGGCAACAACGCCCACTTCTCCTTCGGTCACGGGGAGCACCGCTGCCCGTTCCCGGCGCAGGAGGTGGCGGAGGTCATCGCGCGGACGGGGATCGAGGTCGTACTGGACCGCCTGCCGGACATCGACCTGGCGGTCCCGGCCGACTCCCTGACCCGGCGCCCCTCACCGTGGCTGCGGGGCCTGACCGAACTGCCCGTGCGCTTCACCCCGACCCCGGCCCTCGGAGGCACCCCCGCATGA
- a CDS encoding cytochrome P450 family protein, which translates to MTSRIALDPFVSDLDGESARLREAGPLAAVELPGGVPVWAVTHHAEARALLTDPRLVKDINVWGAWQRGEIAPDWPLIGLANPGRSMLTVDGADHRRMRTLVAQALTPRRVEQMRERITKLTEGLLDALVPGPGGVVDLKAAFAYPLPMYVVADLMGIEESRLPRLKELFEKFFSTQTPPAEVIATLTELAGIMAATVAAKRAEPGDDLTSALILASEDGDHLTDEEIVSTLQLMVAAGHETTISLIVNAVVNLSAHPEQRALVLSGEADWSAVVEETLRYSTPTSHVLIRFATEDVPVGDKVIPAGDALIVSYGAIGRDENAHGPSAGDFDITRTTKNRHISFGHGPHVCPGAALSRLEAAVALPALYARFPSLDLAIPASELRNKPVVTQNDLHELPVHLTAD; encoded by the coding sequence ATGACCAGTCGTATCGCCCTGGACCCGTTCGTGTCCGACCTGGACGGCGAGAGCGCCCGGCTCAGGGAGGCGGGCCCGCTCGCCGCCGTCGAACTGCCCGGCGGCGTCCCGGTGTGGGCCGTCACCCACCACGCCGAGGCACGCGCCCTGCTCACCGACCCCCGGCTGGTCAAGGACATCAACGTCTGGGGTGCCTGGCAGCGCGGCGAGATAGCCCCCGACTGGCCGCTGATCGGGCTCGCCAACCCCGGCCGGTCCATGCTCACGGTGGACGGCGCGGACCACCGCCGGATGCGCACGCTGGTCGCGCAGGCGCTCACCCCGCGCCGGGTGGAGCAGATGCGGGAGCGCATCACCAAACTGACGGAGGGTCTGCTGGACGCCCTCGTGCCGGGCCCGGGCGGGGTCGTCGACCTGAAGGCCGCCTTCGCCTACCCCCTCCCCATGTACGTCGTCGCCGACCTCATGGGCATCGAGGAGTCCCGGCTCCCCCGCCTCAAGGAGCTCTTCGAGAAGTTCTTCTCGACGCAGACCCCGCCCGCGGAGGTCATCGCCACGCTGACGGAGCTGGCCGGGATCATGGCGGCGACGGTCGCCGCGAAGCGGGCGGAGCCCGGCGACGACCTGACCTCCGCCCTGATCCTGGCCTCCGAGGACGGCGACCACCTCACCGACGAGGAGATCGTCTCCACCCTCCAGTTGATGGTCGCGGCGGGCCACGAGACCACGATCTCCCTGATCGTCAACGCGGTGGTCAACCTCTCCGCCCACCCCGAGCAGCGCGCCCTCGTCCTCTCCGGCGAGGCGGACTGGTCGGCGGTCGTCGAGGAGACCCTCCGGTACTCCACCCCGACCTCACACGTCCTGATCCGCTTCGCGACGGAGGACGTACCCGTCGGGGACAAGGTGATCCCCGCGGGCGACGCCCTGATCGTCTCGTACGGTGCGATCGGCCGGGACGAGAACGCCCACGGTCCGAGCGCGGGCGACTTCGACATCACCCGCACCACCAAGAACCGCCACATCTCCTTCGGCCACGGCCCCCACGTCTGCCCCGGCGCCGCCCTCTCCCGCCTGGAGGCGGCCGTCGCCCTCCCGGCCCTGTACGCCCGCTTCCCGTCCCTGGACCTGGCGATCCCCGCCTCGGAACTCCGCAACAAGCCGGTAGTAACCCAGAACGACCTCCACGAACTCCCCGTACACCTGACCGCCGACTAG
- the serC gene encoding phosphoserine transaminase, with the protein MADIQIPADIKPADGRFGAGPSKVRTEALDALAATGTSLLGTSHRQAPVKNLVGKVREGVRDLFSLPDGYEVVLGNGGSTAFWDVATHGLIDNKSQHLTFGEFSSKFAKAAKLAPWLAEPTVISSDPGTHPEPAAEAGVDVYAYTHNETSTGVAAPLKRVNGADEGSLVLVDATSGAGGLPVDITETDVYYFAPQKSFASDGGLWIGVFSPAAIERAERIHASGRHVPEFFSLPTAIDNSRKNQTYNTPALATLFLLNEQLEWINGQGGLEWSTGRTKDSSTRLYTWAEESKYATPFVADPAKRSQVIGTIDFADEIDAAAVAKVLRANGIVDTEPYRKLGRNQLRVAMFPAIAPADVEALTKCIDYVIEKL; encoded by the coding sequence GTGGCTGATATCCAGATCCCCGCTGACATCAAGCCCGCCGACGGACGTTTCGGCGCGGGCCCCTCCAAGGTGCGCACGGAGGCGCTGGACGCGCTGGCCGCGACCGGTACCTCCCTGCTCGGCACCTCCCACCGCCAGGCCCCGGTCAAGAACCTGGTCGGCAAGGTCCGCGAGGGCGTGCGCGACCTGTTCTCGCTCCCCGACGGCTACGAGGTCGTCCTCGGCAACGGCGGCTCCACCGCCTTCTGGGACGTCGCGACCCACGGCCTGATCGACAACAAGTCCCAGCACCTCACCTTCGGCGAGTTCAGCTCCAAGTTCGCGAAGGCCGCCAAGCTCGCCCCCTGGCTCGCCGAACCCACCGTCATCTCCTCCGACCCGGGCACGCACCCCGAGCCGGCGGCCGAGGCGGGCGTGGACGTCTACGCCTACACCCACAACGAGACCTCCACCGGCGTCGCCGCCCCCCTCAAGCGCGTCAACGGCGCCGACGAGGGTTCCCTCGTTCTGGTGGACGCCACCTCCGGCGCCGGCGGCCTCCCGGTCGACATCACCGAGACGGACGTCTACTACTTCGCCCCGCAGAAGTCCTTCGCCTCCGACGGCGGCCTGTGGATCGGCGTCTTCTCCCCCGCCGCCATCGAGCGCGCCGAACGCATCCACGCGAGCGGGCGTCACGTGCCGGAGTTCTTCTCGCTCCCCACGGCGATCGACAACTCCCGCAAGAACCAGACGTACAACACCCCGGCCCTCGCCACCCTGTTCCTGCTCAACGAGCAGCTGGAGTGGATCAACGGCCAGGGCGGTCTGGAGTGGTCCACGGGCCGTACGAAGGACTCCTCGACCCGCCTGTACACCTGGGCCGAGGAGAGCAAGTACGCGACCCCGTTCGTCGCCGACCCCGCCAAGCGCTCGCAGGTCATCGGCACGATCGACTTCGCCGACGAGATCGACGCCGCCGCCGTCGCCAAGGTCCTGCGTGCCAACGGCATCGTCGACACCGAGCCCTACCGCAAGCTCGGCCGCAACCAGCTCCGTGTCGCGATGTTCCCGGCGATCGCCCCGGCGGACGTCGAGGCGCTCACGAAGTGCATCGACTACGTGATCGAAAAGCTGTAG
- a CDS encoding WD40 repeat domain-containing protein: MRRSPSFLAGAASAAAVLALALPAPALAADGDGGFTIKDPRITESSGLAASHLHPGIYWTHNDSDDGPYLYAVDSRTGETVATITMKGVGAPRDVEAISLGPDGDLYVGDIGDNLGGKWSYVWIYKLPEPKVLKDQTIRATQYVVKYADGPRNAEALMVHPKTGRVYIADKNEDGGHLYEGPARLSTSGANIFRSVATIDLWVTDGAFSPNGEQLVVRGYFGGIAYAWNDGKLKRQGRLDVPLQRQGESVTYTPDGSKLMYGSEGKDSPVQTGSVPGGGSDSKSPSEGGGSASAGGSGGGMSSAAKGALALAAVLVAGFGLKRVLRKS, from the coding sequence ATGCGCCGATCGCCCTCGTTCCTCGCCGGAGCCGCCTCCGCCGCTGCCGTTCTCGCCCTAGCGCTGCCGGCACCGGCCCTCGCCGCCGACGGGGACGGGGGGTTCACGATCAAGGATCCCCGGATCACCGAGTCGAGCGGGCTCGCCGCCTCGCACCTCCACCCCGGCATCTACTGGACCCACAACGACAGCGACGACGGTCCCTACCTCTACGCCGTCGACAGCAGGACCGGCGAGACCGTCGCCACCATCACCATGAAGGGGGTGGGCGCGCCGCGTGACGTCGAGGCCATCTCCCTCGGGCCCGACGGCGACCTCTACGTCGGCGACATCGGCGACAACCTCGGCGGCAAGTGGTCCTACGTGTGGATCTACAAGCTGCCCGAGCCGAAGGTGCTCAAGGACCAGACGATCCGGGCGACGCAGTACGTCGTGAAGTACGCGGACGGGCCCCGCAACGCCGAGGCGCTGATGGTCCACCCGAAGACCGGACGGGTCTACATCGCCGACAAGAACGAGGACGGCGGCCACCTGTACGAGGGTCCGGCCCGGCTCTCCACGTCGGGCGCCAACATCTTCCGGTCCGTCGCCACCATCGACCTCTGGGTCACCGACGGCGCCTTCTCGCCGAACGGCGAACAGCTCGTCGTACGCGGGTACTTCGGCGGGATCGCGTACGCCTGGAACGACGGGAAGCTCAAGCGCCAGGGGCGGTTGGACGTGCCGCTCCAGCGGCAGGGGGAGTCGGTCACGTACACCCCCGACGGGTCCAAGCTCATGTACGGCAGCGAGGGCAAGGACAGTCCGGTCCAGACCGGCTCGGTTCCCGGGGGCGGGTCCGACTCCAAGTCGCCTTCGGAGGGCGGGGGTTCGGCGTCGGCCGGCGGGAGCGGCGGCGGCATGAGCTCCGCTGCCAAGGGGGCGCTCGCCCTCGCGGCGGTTCTGGTGGCCGGGTTCGGGCTGAAGAGGGTGTTGCGCAAGTCGTAG